Proteins encoded by one window of Planktothrix tepida PCC 9214:
- a CDS encoding class I SAM-dependent methyltransferase, with amino-acid sequence MINAKLKPDWAGEDFLSQIVNILIQTKPLYNLMKLQARQVLIKTAEKNGVQWRKTCQELDKAGAKELLESVTNPNIQYPDYYQVPFHAYDEGNLCWLAAFEAEPATKAMGLRVWPKEQITWETAEHRLRSSFHEILGQYCPESVENVLDIGCSVGMSTLPLHRYLVQKYGHPIRTVGLDLSPYMLAVAKVRDTQGEIAEWRQELAENTSFPDNSFDVVTLQFLLHELPNKPSRDIFQEAFRIVRPGGCLAIVDNNPKSEVIQNLPPALFILMKSTEPWSDEYYTFDVEKTLQEVGFDYKITVPSDPRHRTIIAMKP; translated from the coding sequence ATGATTAATGCCAAACTAAAACCAGACTGGGCAGGAGAAGATTTTCTGTCTCAAATTGTTAACATTTTAATTCAAACTAAACCGCTTTATAACTTAATGAAGCTTCAAGCGAGACAAGTGTTAATTAAAACGGCAGAAAAAAATGGAGTTCAGTGGCGAAAAACTTGCCAAGAATTAGACAAAGCAGGCGCGAAGGAACTGTTAGAAAGTGTTACTAATCCTAATATTCAATATCCCGATTATTATCAAGTTCCCTTTCATGCTTATGATGAAGGAAATCTCTGTTGGTTAGCCGCCTTTGAAGCTGAACCTGCAACAAAAGCAATGGGGTTGCGAGTTTGGCCGAAAGAGCAAATTACCTGGGAAACCGCAGAACATCGGTTACGGTCTAGCTTCCATGAAATCTTAGGACAATATTGTCCTGAAAGCGTGGAGAATGTATTAGATATTGGTTGTTCTGTGGGGATGTCAACTCTCCCATTACATCGCTATTTAGTTCAAAAATATGGTCATCCTATTAGAACAGTAGGGTTAGATTTATCACCCTATATGTTAGCGGTGGCAAAAGTTCGAGATACCCAGGGAGAAATCGCCGAATGGAGACAGGAACTCGCTGAAAATACGAGTTTTCCTGATAATAGTTTTGATGTTGTTACCCTGCAATTTTTGTTACATGAACTTCCCAATAAACCCAGTCGAGATATTTTTCAGGAAGCGTTCAGAATTGTACGTCCAGGGGGTTGTTTAGCTATTGTGGATAATAATCCGAAATCTGAAGTGATTCAAAATTTACCTCCCGCGTTATTTATTCTGATGAAAAGTACCGAACCCTGGAGTGATGAATATTACACTTTTGATGTGGAAAAAACCTTACAAGAGGTTGGGTTTGATTATAAAATAACGGTTCCTAGTGACCCCCGCCATCGCACCATTATTGCGATGAAACCTTAA